The following proteins are co-located in the Dehalococcoides mccartyi 195 genome:
- a CDS encoding methylated-DNA--[protein]-cysteine S-methyltransferase produces MSRVTPNGPKPVSSRVKAAAGISWGILEIQPGWVGVMASAQGICRLTLPQPGQTEALAELNPPAETIRTDSLFHPLATKLESYFQGNSTDFPFSLDLSGYTPFESQVFKTCALIPYGQTASYGQIARRIGRPKAARAVGQALHKNPVPILIPCHRVIAANGKTGGFNGGTNIKCWLLTLETRKPSG; encoded by the coding sequence TTGAGTAGAGTTACACCAAACGGCCCAAAACCCGTCTCCAGCAGGGTTAAGGCTGCCGCCGGTATAAGCTGGGGTATTCTTGAAATCCAACCGGGTTGGGTTGGGGTAATGGCATCTGCACAGGGAATCTGCCGCCTTACCCTGCCCCAGCCCGGTCAAACCGAAGCACTGGCAGAGCTGAACCCGCCGGCGGAGACTATCCGTACCGACAGCCTTTTCCACCCCCTAGCAACGAAACTTGAAAGCTATTTTCAGGGAAACAGCACTGATTTCCCGTTCAGCCTTGACCTTAGCGGGTACACCCCGTTTGAATCACAGGTTTTTAAGACCTGCGCCCTTATACCCTACGGTCAAACTGCCAGTTACGGTCAGATAGCCCGCCGGATAGGCCGCCCCAAAGCCGCCAGAGCGGTAGGGCAGGCTCTCCATAAAAACCCCGTACCTATACTGATACCCTGCCACAGGGTGATTGCCGCAAACGGCAAAACAGGCGGTTTTAACGGGGGCACCAATATAAAATGCTGGCTGCTTACCCTGGAGACTAGGAAACCTTCAGGTTGA
- a CDS encoding protease inhibitor I42 family protein, producing MKKSAVLILSLVCTFSLAFSGCSPEVKTYTDADTLIECRAGDEFIVALPANPTTGYSWEFQSASSKVYLVEKTYTPDDAGNTAVGGGGTEYFRLRALDTDETELWFYYSRPWDSVPADTLVINLKVS from the coding sequence ATGAAGAAATCTGCTGTTTTGATACTTAGTCTGGTCTGCACTTTCAGTCTGGCTTTTTCCGGCTGCAGTCCGGAGGTCAAAACTTATACAGATGCGGATACTCTGATTGAATGCCGGGCTGGGGATGAGTTTATAGTGGCTTTGCCGGCTAACCCCACTACTGGTTATAGCTGGGAATTTCAGTCTGCCAGCTCCAAAGTATATCTGGTTGAAAAAACCTATACGCCGGATGATGCGGGCAATACTGCAGTTGGCGGCGGCGGAACCGAATATTTCCGTCTGAGGGCCTTGGATACAGATGAGACCGAGCTTTGGTTTTATTATTCCCGCCCGTGGGATTCCGTACCGGCTGATACGCTGGTTATCAACCTGAAGGTTTCCTAG
- the radC gene encoding RadC family protein → MNPPKKTEDTPSVSTANPNAGHRQRLRERFLKAGLDGLNDYEVVDLLLTLGTPRRDCKQAAKEAIKHFGSLRAVLEASPAELSSIKGIGEVNSMALTLIREVSRRYLKDGIMEKPVCNTAQQVFDYLYCAMRGLKKEVFKVIYLDSQHRVLEVADLFSGTVASGCVIPREVIGAAISQNASALIFVHNHPSGKTEPSQADKDLTRELVYAAMVMKIRALDHIIIGDNCYFSFAAAGLMGEYETGFLNLKLKHVSEAKRHIYRAELFGGNPE, encoded by the coding sequence ATGAACCCGCCCAAGAAGACTGAGGATACCCCATCTGTTTCAACCGCTAATCCGAACGCCGGGCATCGCCAGCGTCTGCGTGAGCGTTTCCTTAAGGCCGGTCTGGACGGGCTGAATGATTATGAAGTGGTAGATCTGCTGCTTACCTTAGGGACTCCCCGCCGTGATTGCAAGCAAGCGGCCAAAGAGGCCATAAAACACTTCGGCAGCCTTAGGGCGGTGCTGGAAGCCTCCCCTGCCGAACTTTCAAGCATAAAGGGAATAGGCGAGGTCAACTCCATGGCCCTTACCCTTATCAGGGAAGTATCCCGGCGCTACCTTAAGGACGGGATTATGGAAAAACCGGTCTGCAATACCGCCCAGCAGGTGTTTGATTACCTGTATTGCGCCATGCGGGGTCTGAAAAAAGAGGTTTTCAAGGTAATATATCTGGACAGCCAGCACCGGGTGCTGGAGGTGGCAGACCTTTTTAGCGGAACAGTGGCCAGCGGTTGTGTTATCCCCCGGGAGGTGATTGGGGCGGCTATTTCCCAAAATGCCTCCGCCCTTATTTTTGTTCATAACCACCCTTCCGGTAAGACCGAGCCTTCGCAGGCAGATAAAGACCTGACCCGTGAGCTGGTGTATGCCGCCATGGTGATGAAAATACGGGCTTTAGACCATATTATTATCGGGGATAACTGCTATTTCAGTTTTGCGGCTGCCGGTCTTATGGGAGAGTATGAAACAGGTTTTTTAAATTTGAAACTGAAACATGTTTCCGAAGCAAAACGTCATATATACCGGGCAGAACTGTTCGGGGGAAACCCGGAGTAA
- a CDS encoding putative signal transducing protein, which produces MPQADKLELAGVAPNQIVAEMWQGFLEGEGIPSTLGAKQVFPYLGITLLPVSLYVLKEHLTQAKEILADLQVQNEEPDEPAQED; this is translated from the coding sequence ATGCCCCAAGCGGATAAACTGGAACTGGCCGGGGTAGCCCCCAACCAGATAGTGGCGGAAATGTGGCAGGGTTTTCTGGAGGGGGAGGGTATTCCCTCCACTCTGGGAGCGAAGCAGGTGTTTCCGTATCTGGGTATAACTTTGCTGCCGGTCAGTCTATATGTTTTGAAAGAGCACCTTACTCAGGCCAAAGAGATATTGGCGGATTTGCAAGTGCAGAATGAAGAGCCGGATGAACCCGCCCAAGAAGACTGA
- a CDS encoding DNA polymerase III subunit alpha — protein sequence MFCHLHVHTEFSLLDGMCRISQLVARAKELGMEALAITDHGTMHGIPRFYKEAKEAGIKPILGSEFYLAYGDRTAKTAADKNYYHLVLLAKNNKGYHNLIQLSSRSHIEGFYYKPRIDKELLEKYSEGLVCLSACPSGEVPRLILENRFDEAREAALWYKKTFENYYIEIQRHPMPDLEKINSVLIPMARELDIPLVATNDTHYLDKEDAPYHDLLLCIGTNALVSDEKRMKMEGDYFYLKSPEEMAEAYQDIPDAIENTAKIAEMCNVSLDFGRLHLPEIDIPAGKTPDEYLADLCYEGLPKFYPDASQEILDRLKYELDVIKTTEFANYFLVTWDIIRFVKEKGLYYGVRGSAASSIVLYCLGITALDPIKYKLVFERFLNIERKEMPDIDMDFQDDRREEVIEYVVGKYGRDHVSQIITFGTLGAKAAVRDAGRALGMAYADVDRVAKVIPFSLHMTLDKAMEESTELKDMYNQDSVVRNLVDAARKIEGLSRHASTHAAGVVISKDPLTDHVPLQRLSKENNLGLVMTQYTMEDIAKIGLLKMDFLGLVNLNILGKACAVIKEYTGQDIDPLAIPLDDVKTFELLAAGETVGVFQLEGTGMRRYIKELKPTVFSDIGAMVALYRPGPMEQIPRFIKSKHGLEPITYPHPALEPILEETYGVIVYQEQVLFIAQTFSGYTLGQADILRKAMGKKIAAVMQKQKANFIDGALKNGYTPEIAEEVFALVEPFAGYAFNKAHATSYALIAYQTAYLKANYPVEYITAYLQAFCDVTEKVVTAVTEARHMGIEVLPPDINRSGVNFEIEQNEDGVKKIRFGLAAVKNVGVAAVEPIVAERKANGEYLSVEDLCRRAEGSSLNKRVMESLVKAGALDSLGDRGTLLFNLPNILSLAQREQKLKDSNQTTMFDLFGQQSPMPMPSLEMAESPVTTREKLQWEKELVGIFISEHPFTPYASAAQEVTTALCGQIDEELDNQPVTVAGMVASVRVSATREGKPFVMAEIEDLVGRVEVAAWPKVYAATKALWEEGNILLVEGKAVVRGDRVSIHAEKVSRYQPETDKKAAPVFINAPQPKAEDKEPPAPQLQRLVVCIQQTENEGRDIDCLNEVVEILKQYPGETEVRLCVVNHERVFILKMPDIWVYYCPELKSKLAALVGSANVRLENNAPSG from the coding sequence ATGTTTTGTCATCTTCATGTCCACACCGAATTCAGCCTGCTGGACGGCATGTGCCGTATTTCCCAGCTGGTAGCCCGTGCCAAAGAACTTGGCATGGAGGCGCTGGCTATTACCGACCATGGTACTATGCACGGTATTCCCCGTTTTTACAAAGAGGCCAAAGAAGCAGGTATAAAACCGATACTGGGCAGTGAATTCTATTTGGCATATGGTGACCGTACCGCCAAAACAGCGGCAGATAAAAACTATTACCATCTGGTGCTGCTGGCTAAAAATAACAAAGGCTATCACAACCTTATCCAGTTAAGTTCACGTTCACACATAGAGGGTTTTTACTATAAACCCCGGATAGATAAAGAGCTGCTTGAAAAATATTCGGAAGGGCTGGTCTGCCTTTCGGCCTGTCCTTCGGGGGAAGTACCCCGCCTGATATTGGAAAACCGCTTTGACGAAGCCAGAGAGGCCGCTCTTTGGTACAAGAAAACTTTTGAAAACTACTATATAGAAATCCAGCGCCACCCCATGCCGGATTTGGAAAAGATAAACAGCGTCCTTATTCCCATGGCACGGGAGCTTGATATACCTTTGGTGGCTACCAATGATACCCATTATCTGGATAAAGAAGACGCCCCTTATCATGACCTGCTGCTTTGTATAGGCACAAATGCGCTGGTCAGTGACGAAAAACGGATGAAGATGGAGGGTGATTATTTTTACCTGAAATCACCTGAAGAAATGGCGGAAGCCTATCAGGATATACCGGATGCTATTGAAAACACCGCCAAGATAGCCGAAATGTGCAACGTAAGCCTGGATTTCGGGCGTTTGCACCTGCCGGAGATAGATATACCTGCCGGTAAAACCCCGGATGAGTATCTGGCAGACCTGTGTTATGAGGGGCTGCCCAAATTTTATCCTGATGCCAGCCAGGAGATACTTGACCGCCTGAAATATGAGCTGGATGTTATTAAAACCACCGAGTTTGCCAATTACTTTCTGGTTACCTGGGATATTATCCGTTTTGTAAAAGAAAAGGGTTTGTATTACGGCGTCCGCGGCAGCGCCGCTTCGTCTATAGTGCTGTACTGTCTGGGTATTACCGCCCTTGACCCTATTAAATACAAGCTGGTTTTTGAGCGTTTTCTGAATATTGAACGCAAGGAAATGCCTGATATAGACATGGACTTTCAGGATGACCGCCGCGAGGAGGTCATTGAATATGTGGTGGGCAAGTACGGGCGTGACCATGTTTCCCAGATTATTACCTTTGGTACGCTGGGGGCAAAAGCGGCGGTGCGGGATGCGGGGCGGGCGCTTGGCATGGCCTATGCGGATGTTGACAGGGTAGCCAAGGTCATACCCTTCTCCCTTCACATGACCCTGGACAAGGCTATGGAAGAAAGCACCGAACTGAAAGATATGTACAATCAGGATTCGGTTGTCCGTAATCTGGTGGATGCCGCCCGCAAGATAGAGGGGCTTTCCCGCCATGCTTCCACCCATGCCGCCGGGGTGGTTATTTCCAAAGACCCGCTGACAGACCATGTACCCCTGCAGCGCCTGAGCAAGGAAAATAATCTGGGTCTGGTCATGACCCAGTACACCATGGAAGATATTGCCAAGATTGGCTTGCTCAAAATGGATTTTCTGGGGCTGGTCAACCTGAATATACTTGGCAAGGCCTGTGCGGTTATTAAAGAATACACCGGGCAGGATATTGACCCCCTGGCCATACCCCTTGACGATGTAAAAACCTTTGAGCTGCTGGCGGCCGGCGAAACGGTGGGTGTTTTCCAGCTGGAAGGCACGGGTATGCGCCGCTATATCAAAGAGCTGAAACCGACCGTGTTTTCAGATATTGGCGCTATGGTGGCTTTGTACCGCCCCGGCCCTATGGAACAGATACCCCGTTTTATCAAATCAAAACACGGGCTTGAGCCTATCACCTACCCCCACCCCGCCCTTGAACCCATACTGGAAGAAACTTACGGTGTTATTGTTTACCAGGAGCAGGTGCTGTTTATAGCCCAGACCTTCTCCGGCTATACCCTGGGACAGGCGGATATACTCCGCAAGGCCATGGGCAAGAAGATTGCGGCCGTTATGCAGAAACAGAAAGCCAATTTTATTGACGGGGCTTTGAAAAACGGCTATACCCCTGAAATAGCCGAAGAGGTGTTTGCTCTGGTTGAGCCCTTTGCCGGTTATGCCTTTAACAAGGCTCATGCCACCAGCTATGCCCTTATTGCCTACCAGACAGCTTACTTAAAAGCCAACTATCCGGTGGAATACATAACCGCCTATCTCCAGGCATTTTGTGATGTGACTGAAAAAGTGGTAACTGCCGTTACCGAAGCCCGCCATATGGGGATAGAGGTGCTGCCGCCGGATATCAACCGCAGCGGGGTTAATTTTGAAATAGAGCAAAACGAAGACGGGGTTAAGAAAATCCGCTTCGGGCTGGCGGCGGTCAAGAATGTGGGGGTGGCGGCGGTGGAACCGATTGTGGCAGAGAGAAAAGCCAACGGGGAGTATCTGTCTGTTGAAGATTTATGCCGCCGGGCGGAAGGGTCATCACTTAACAAACGGGTAATGGAAAGCCTGGTCAAAGCCGGGGCACTGGACAGCCTGGGTGACCGGGGGACTCTCCTTTTCAATCTGCCGAATATACTTTCCCTGGCTCAGCGGGAACAGAAGCTGAAAGATTCAAACCAGACTACCATGTTTGACCTTTTCGGTCAGCAGTCACCCATGCCCATGCCCAGTCTGGAGATGGCGGAATCCCCGGTTACCACCCGTGAAAAGCTCCAGTGGGAAAAAGAGCTGGTAGGCATATTTATATCTGAACACCCTTTCACCCCGTATGCCAGTGCGGCTCAGGAGGTAACTACCGCCCTGTGCGGCCAGATAGATGAGGAACTGGATAACCAGCCGGTAACGGTGGCCGGTATGGTGGCTTCGGTGCGGGTTTCGGCTACCCGCGAAGGCAAACCGTTTGTAATGGCGGAAATAGAAGATTTGGTGGGGCGGGTGGAAGTAGCCGCCTGGCCTAAAGTATATGCCGCAACTAAAGCCCTCTGGGAGGAGGGGAATATTCTATTAGTGGAAGGTAAAGCTGTGGTTCGTGGAGACAGGGTATCAATTCATGCGGAAAAAGTAAGCCGGTATCAGCCGGAAACAGATAAAAAAGCGGCTCCGGTATTTATAAACGCTCCCCAGCCGAAGGCGGAAGACAAAGAGCCCCCGGCTCCCCAGCTGCAGCGGCTGGTGGTATGTATCCAGCAGACCGAAAATGAGGGCCGGGATATTGACTGCTTGAACGAAGTAGTTGAAATACTGAAGCAATACCCCGGTGAAACTGAGGTAAGGCTGTGCGTGGTAAATCACGAACGGGTTTTCATATTGAAAATGCCGGATATCTGGGTATACTATTGTCCGGAGCTTAAAAGCAAGCTTGCCGCCCTGGTGGGCAGTGCCAATGTGAGGCTGGAGAATAATGCCCCAAGCGGATAA
- a CDS encoding TIGR01906 family membrane protein, producing MKPELKRFLYNVWKTLATLLIPLIILTLTLSILINCRWLYEKGFEKYEISQKTGFTPAQLETAASTLISYFNNGEEYIDLHLEKDGVDVTVFKEREILHLKDVKGLVRLNYLALGICLLLGGGFFLYLYLKKQAGRVKKAGIVLIQGGVFSLLLLGGIGLIAMLDFQTFFTRLHLLGFSNDFWLLDPAKDYLVMFFPRGFWEDSALMLGILIGVLAVSLVAGGWLLRKPSRSDLPF from the coding sequence ATGAAACCAGAATTGAAAAGATTTTTATATAATGTCTGGAAAACCTTAGCCACACTCCTTATCCCACTGATAATACTCACCCTGACCCTGAGTATACTTATAAACTGCCGATGGCTGTATGAAAAGGGTTTTGAAAAGTACGAAATCAGCCAAAAAACCGGCTTTACCCCTGCCCAACTAGAAACAGCCGCATCTACCCTTATTAGTTACTTTAACAACGGCGAGGAATATATAGACCTACATCTGGAAAAAGACGGGGTAGACGTAACCGTATTCAAAGAACGGGAAATACTTCACTTAAAAGATGTAAAGGGGCTTGTCCGCCTGAATTATCTGGCTCTGGGCATCTGCCTGTTACTTGGCGGAGGATTTTTCCTTTACCTATACTTGAAAAAACAGGCCGGGCGGGTAAAAAAAGCCGGCATAGTGCTTATTCAGGGAGGAGTGTTCAGCCTTTTGTTATTAGGCGGCATCGGGCTTATAGCCATGCTGGATTTCCAGACTTTCTTCACCCGGTTGCACCTGCTTGGTTTCAGCAATGACTTCTGGCTGTTAGACCCCGCCAAAGACTATCTGGTAATGTTTTTCCCCAGAGGGTTCTGGGAAGACAGCGCCCTTATGCTGGGCATTTTAATCGGAGTATTGGCAGTCAGTCTTGTGGCCGGCGGCTGGCTACTAAGAAAACCTTCCAGGAGTGACCTGCCTTTTTAA
- a CDS encoding FmdB family zinc ribbon protein, whose product MPIYEYVCPKCKTRFEDIRSTSKADEEALCPECKTPSARGVSGFACRGTGSCGSGGGSCSSGSCSSCSGCH is encoded by the coding sequence ATGCCAATTTACGAATATGTATGCCCAAAATGCAAAACCAGATTTGAAGACATCCGCTCTACCAGCAAGGCTGATGAGGAAGCTCTTTGCCCTGAATGCAAAACTCCCTCTGCCAGAGGCGTTTCAGGTTTTGCCTGCCGAGGTACCGGTTCCTGCGGAAGCGGCGGCGGTTCCTGTTCAAGCGGTTCTTGTTCAAGCTGTTCCGGCTGCCACTAA